The following proteins come from a genomic window of Brienomyrus brachyistius isolate T26 unplaced genomic scaffold, BBRACH_0.4 scaffold69, whole genome shotgun sequence:
- the tmem185 gene encoding transmembrane protein 185-like → MNLRGFFQDFNPSKFLIYACLLLFSVLLSLRLDGVIQWSYWLVFTPVWLWKLMVIVGASVGTGVWAHNPQYRAEGETCVEFKAMLIAVGIHLLLLMFEVLVCDRIMRGTHFWLLVFMPLFFVSPVSVAACVWGFRHDRSLELEILCSVNILQFIFIALRLDKIITWPWLVVCVPLWILMSFLCLVVLYYIVWSVLFLRSMDVIAEQRRTHITMAISWMTIVVPLLTFEILLVHRLDGHNDFSYVPVFVPLWVSLVTLMATTFGQKGGNHWWFGIRKDFCQFLLELFPFLREYGNISYELHHEDSEASEEAPAPEPPKIAPIFRKKTGTVITQSPGKYFVPPPKLCIDMPD, encoded by the exons GGATTCTTTCAAGATTTTAACCCGAG TAAATTTCTCATATACGCATGCCTCCTGCTGTTCTCCGTCTTGTTGTCTTTGCGCTTGGATGGGGTTATCCAATGGAGCTACTGGCTGGTGTTCACACCAGTCTGGCTGTGGAAGCTCATGGTCATTGTTGGTGCCTCTGTAGGAACTGGTGTCTGGGCCCACAACCCTCAGTACAG GGCTGAAGGTGAGACATGTGTGGAGTTCAAAGCCATGCTGATAGCTGTGGGCATCCATTTGCTCCTGCTGATGTTCGAGGTGCTGGTGTGCGATCGCATCATGAGGGGGACGCACTTCTGGCTGCTGGTCTTCATGCCCCTCTTCTTCGTGTCACCGGTGTCTGTGGCTGCCTGCGTCTGGGGCTTCCGTCATGACCGCTCGCTGGAG CTTGAGATCCTGTGCTCCGTCAATATCCTCCAGTTCATCTTCATTGCCTTAAGGTTGGACAAGATCATCACTTGGCCGTGGCTG GTGGTGTGCGTGCCGCTGTGGATCTTGATGTCCTTCTTGTGCTTGGTGGTACTCTACTACATTGTCTGGTCCGTGCTCTTCCTGCGCTCTATGGACGTCATTGCCGAGCAGCGGCGGACCCACATCACCATGGCAATCAGCTGGATGACTATCGTCGTGCCCCTGCTGACCTTTGAG ATCCTCTTGGTGCACAGACTGGATGGCCACAACGACTTCAGCTACGTCCCTGTGTTTGTACCTTTGTGGGTGTCCCTGGTGACATTAATGGCCACCACCTTCGGGCAGAAAGGAGGGAATCACT GGTGGTTCGGTATCCGCAAGGACTTCTGCCAGTTCCTGCTGGAGCTTTTCCCATTCCTGCGTGAATATGGCAACATTTCCTATGAGTTGCACCATGAAGATTCGGAGGCCTCTGAGGAGGCGCCCGCACCTGAACCACCTAAAATAGCCCCCATATTCCGCAAGAAGACCGGCACGGTGATCACACAGAGTCCGGGGAAGTACTTTGTCCCTCCCCCGAAACTGTGCATAGACATGCCTGACTAG